The Thalassotalea nanhaiensis genome has a window encoding:
- a CDS encoding S9 family peptidase, whose translation MKLISYLSLVPLALGIVACSEQAANTTDSSNTAKIQTTATASNTYSAEQFYQTTTVFGSSINHNGTAVLVSSDATGVFNVYRYPIDGSAPTQLSKSDKDTVFGVSWFPNDDRFLYSADQGGNELNHLYVQEQDGTVKDLTPGENLKASFMGWLDDGSFYVKTNERDAKAMDVYHYNSSDYSRELVFKNEQMLSVDGHSNNGQYIALVKAVSGADTDMYLADLTSDDQTPKLLSTSQGAIEEGIYTFTADSTSLIYGTNEFGEYNQAWSYNIATKERSLYYKSDWDVSFVDFSKDGKYATVGVNNDAQTQLHISDVATGKAIDLPKLPAGDLRGVNFSNDSSQMVFYINSDVSPSNLFTYKLGSASANQLTETLNADMRASDLVASEVVRFKSFDGLVVPGLLYKPKTASAEHKVPALVWVHGGPGGQSRKGYRAVIQHLVNQGYAIFAVNNRGSSGYGKTFYHLDDKNHGENDLQDIVYGKKHLQSLDWVDADKIGVIGGSYGGYMTMAAMAFTDEFEVGINIFGVTNWLRTLESIPPWWEAFKVALYDEMGDPATDEERLRRISPLFHAKNITKPVLVVQGANDPRVLQVESDEMVAGIRANNVPVEYVLFDDEGHGFRKKVNRITASNAYVDFLKQHL comes from the coding sequence ATGAAGTTAATAAGCTATTTATCTCTCGTCCCTTTAGCGTTAGGGATCGTCGCCTGTTCAGAGCAAGCAGCGAATACAACTGACAGTTCTAATACCGCTAAAATACAAACGACGGCAACGGCGAGTAACACATACAGTGCCGAGCAGTTTTATCAAACTACCACTGTATTTGGCTCATCAATAAATCATAATGGTACTGCCGTATTAGTTTCCAGTGATGCAACAGGTGTGTTTAATGTTTACCGATATCCTATCGATGGTTCGGCGCCTACACAATTAAGTAAATCTGACAAAGACACCGTATTTGGTGTTAGTTGGTTCCCAAATGATGATCGCTTTTTATATAGCGCTGACCAAGGTGGTAATGAGCTGAACCATTTGTATGTCCAAGAGCAAGACGGCACAGTAAAAGATCTAACCCCCGGTGAAAATTTAAAAGCCTCATTTATGGGCTGGCTGGACGATGGCTCATTTTATGTTAAAACCAATGAGCGTGATGCAAAAGCAATGGATGTGTATCATTACAATAGTAGTGATTACTCACGTGAGCTAGTTTTTAAAAATGAGCAAATGTTGAGTGTTGATGGTCATAGTAATAACGGCCAATATATTGCTTTGGTGAAAGCTGTGTCGGGTGCAGATACCGATATGTACTTAGCTGACTTAACCAGCGATGACCAAACTCCTAAATTGTTAAGTACTTCACAAGGTGCAATAGAAGAGGGAATATATACCTTTACTGCAGATTCAACTTCATTAATTTATGGCACCAATGAATTTGGTGAATACAATCAAGCCTGGTCATATAATATTGCCACTAAAGAGCGTAGCTTATATTACAAAAGCGATTGGGATGTTAGTTTTGTTGATTTCTCCAAAGATGGAAAATATGCAACCGTTGGAGTTAATAATGATGCGCAAACGCAGTTACATATTAGTGACGTTGCAACGGGGAAAGCAATTGATTTACCAAAATTACCAGCGGGCGACTTACGTGGCGTTAACTTTTCAAACGACTCGTCTCAAATGGTGTTTTATATAAATTCAGATGTGTCACCATCCAATCTATTCACCTACAAATTAGGCTCTGCAAGTGCTAATCAATTGACTGAAACTTTGAATGCAGATATGCGGGCATCAGATCTTGTCGCCAGTGAAGTCGTGCGCTTTAAAAGCTTTGACGGGTTAGTCGTTCCAGGACTACTTTATAAACCAAAAACAGCCAGTGCTGAGCATAAAGTTCCGGCGTTAGTTTGGGTACATGGTGGCCCTGGTGGTCAGTCTAGAAAAGGCTATCGCGCTGTTATTCAACATTTAGTTAATCAAGGTTATGCAATTTTTGCGGTAAATAATCGCGGTTCATCAGGTTACGGTAAAACTTTTTATCACCTGGATGATAAAAACCATGGTGAAAACGATCTGCAAGATATTGTTTATGGCAAAAAACATTTACAAAGTTTAGATTGGGTCGACGCCGATAAAATTGGTGTTATTGGTGGCAGCTATGGTGGCTACATGACAATGGCAGCTATGGCTTTTACCGATGAGTTTGAAGTAGGTATTAATATTTTTGGTGTTACTAACTGGCTTCGCACTCTAGAAAGCATTCCACCTTGGTGGGAAGCATTTAAGGTAGCCCTGTACGATGAAATGGGCGATCCTGCGACTGATGAAGAACGATTACGTCGTATTTCGCCATTATTTCACGCTAAAAATATCACTAAGCCAGTATTAGTTGTTCAAGGTGCTAACGACCCACGGGTGTTGCAAGTTGAGAGTGATGAGATGGTTGCTGGTATCAGAGCAAACAATGTACCGGTTGAATATGTTCTCTTTGATGATGAAGGACATGGCTTTCGTAAAAAAGTAAATCGGATCACTGCGTCCAATGCTTATGTCGACTTTTTAAAGCAACATTTATAA